Proteins found in one Synechococcus sp. LA31 genomic segment:
- a CDS encoding SOS response-associated peptidase family protein, giving the protein MCGRYSLTAHLDQLLPRLAGPLPPGLLEHYAPRSFIKPGEPVLALRQEHGQVQPALMLWGMLPEWSKDPLAGPRPF; this is encoded by the coding sequence GTGTGTGGTCGTTATTCCCTTACTGCTCACCTGGACCAGCTCCTGCCTCGTCTGGCCGGTCCGTTGCCACCCGGGCTGCTGGAGCACTATGCGCCGCGATCGTTCATCAAGCCGGGTGAACCGGTGCTGGCCTTGCGTCAGGAGCACGGCCAAGTGCAACCCGCCCTGATGCTTTGGGGGATGCTGCCGGAGTGGAGTAAGGATCCGCTCGCCGG